A stretch of Streptococcus chenjunshii DNA encodes these proteins:
- the hisG gene encoding ATP phosphoribosyltransferase, whose protein sequence is MEEQITIALTKGRIEKDTVSLLEKAGFDMSFMADKGRSLIFESLDRQFRFLLVKAPDVTTYVRHGVADVGVVGKDVLFEHPAGYLEMLDLNFGLCKFSVASTQKYQPHDHKRKRIATKYPAVARRHFSKKGEDVEIVSIQGSVEIAPLIGLADAIVDIVETGNTLEANGLQVYEDICRISARLIVNEAALKNNTKLRPFLKKIEAIVGHEEVPFK, encoded by the coding sequence ATGGAAGAGCAAATCACGATCGCTTTAACCAAGGGACGTATCGAAAAGGATACGGTCAGCTTGCTTGAAAAGGCGGGATTTGATATGTCTTTTATGGCTGATAAAGGACGCAGCCTGATTTTTGAAAGTCTAGACAGGCAGTTTCGGTTTTTACTTGTTAAGGCACCGGATGTTACGACTTACGTCCGCCATGGTGTCGCTGATGTCGGTGTTGTTGGCAAAGATGTCTTATTTGAGCATCCTGCCGGCTATTTGGAGATGCTTGATTTGAATTTTGGGCTGTGTAAATTTTCGGTTGCTTCAACACAGAAATATCAGCCTCACGACCACAAGCGCAAGCGGATTGCGACTAAATACCCTGCTGTGGCCAGAAGGCATTTCAGCAAGAAGGGAGAAGATGTTGAGATTGTCTCCATACAGGGCAGCGTTGAAATCGCACCGCTTATCGGTTTGGCAGATGCTATTGTAGATATTGTAGAAACCGGTAATACATTAGAGGCGAACGGTCTTCAGGTTTATGAAGACATCTGCCGGATATCAGCCCGTTTGATTGTCAACGAGGCTGCTCTGAAGAATAATACAAAATTACGGCCCTTTCTCAAAAAAATTGAAGCGATTGTGGGTCATGAGGAGGTTCCCTTTAAATGA
- the serB gene encoding phosphoserine phosphatase SerB: MTEVKGLLVMDVDSTLIREEGIDLLGEAAGIGKEIAAITEQAMRGELDFRQALAERVALLEGQPESLLTQILPQLHFTSGAEALVTELHSRGYKIGAVSGGFHETVDILAERIGLDYVKANRLESQNGFLTGRISGEIVTKDVKAAQLRTWAAENGLPLSRTIAVGDGANDLLMLQTAGIGIAFCAKPIVREQAAYHIDEADLYKVIDILDEVNR, translated from the coding sequence ATGACAGAAGTTAAAGGTCTCCTGGTTATGGATGTTGATTCAACCCTTATTCGGGAAGAAGGGATTGACTTACTGGGAGAAGCAGCCGGTATTGGTAAGGAGATTGCCGCTATTACGGAGCAAGCCATGCGTGGCGAGCTTGATTTCAGACAGGCTTTGGCAGAGCGTGTTGCCTTGCTTGAAGGACAGCCGGAGAGTCTATTGACACAGATACTGCCTCAGCTTCATTTTACCTCTGGCGCAGAAGCCTTAGTGACTGAACTGCACAGCCGAGGCTATAAAATCGGTGCAGTCTCGGGTGGTTTTCACGAGACGGTTGATATATTAGCTGAACGTATCGGCTTAGATTATGTCAAAGCTAACCGCTTGGAGAGTCAAAACGGTTTTTTAACAGGTCGGATCTCCGGTGAAATTGTGACTAAAGATGTTAAAGCAGCTCAGCTGCGAACCTGGGCTGCTGAAAACGGGCTGCCGCTCAGCCGGACGATTGCGGTTGGAGACGGAGCGAATGATTTGCTTATGCTGCAAACTGCTGGTATTGGGATTGCTTTTTGTGCTAAACCGATTGTGCGTGAGCAGGCAGCTTATCATATTGATGAAGCAGATTTATACAAGGTGATTGATATTTTGGATGAGGTAAATAGATGA
- the hisB gene encoding imidazoleglycerol-phosphate dehydratase HisB gives MRQTEIERSTSETKIRLQLNLDEQEPVAVNTGVGFFDHMLTLFARHGRLSLVVKAEGDLWVDSHHTVEDVGIVLGQALREVLGDKAGINRYGTSFVPMDETLGMASLDLSGRSYLVFEAEFTNPTLGNFDTELVEEFFQAFAFNGQMNLHLQILHGKNNHHKAESLFKATGRALREAVSYNADIHGVNSTKGLL, from the coding sequence ATGAGACAGACAGAGATTGAACGCAGCACGTCCGAAACGAAAATTAGACTGCAGCTGAACTTGGATGAACAGGAGCCGGTTGCTGTTAATACTGGTGTAGGCTTTTTTGATCATATGCTGACCCTTTTTGCTCGGCACGGCCGTCTCTCCTTAGTCGTTAAAGCTGAAGGCGACCTTTGGGTGGACAGTCATCATACAGTAGAAGATGTGGGTATTGTACTTGGTCAAGCCCTGCGTGAGGTGCTTGGTGATAAGGCTGGAATCAATCGTTACGGAACCAGCTTTGTACCGATGGACGAAACCTTAGGCATGGCCAGTCTCGATTTGTCAGGCCGGAGCTACCTTGTTTTTGAGGCGGAATTCACTAATCCCACATTAGGGAATTTTGATACAGAGCTGGTTGAAGAGTTTTTTCAGGCCTTTGCTTTCAACGGTCAAATGAATCTGCATCTGCAGATTTTGCATGGAAAAAACAATCACCACAAGGCTGAAAGCCTTTTTAAAGCCACAGGCCGTGCTCTGCGTGAAGCTGTCAGCTATAATGCAGATATTCATGGTGTCAATTCCACAAAAGGATTGCTTTGA
- a CDS encoding ATP phosphoribosyltransferase regulatory subunit, with the protein MKKTSLPIGMHDKLFKRARMTYKIENDISNLLMEKGFNRIETPTLEHFEVFEDELQANHYHFFDKTGELLTLRPDITSQIGRVIASTQVETPVKFSYSGKVFNYNEELRGLINEHTQAGIEIVGYPAEKAIAEAVLSAKEALDTAQVSSYQFEFSHAAVLQTIFTSLRLEEEIGQKLQDKIKNKNITGLNEFTKKYPSDFDALLKELPFLFGRGQDVLDRARKLVNHPEILAALEDLEDLLRQLGAYVSNVHIDLAQIPSMPYYTGVMFKVFGDRVPDAFVSGGRYDKLFERFGAKELTAVGWSVDIDSIYQAVHDSSREEREL; encoded by the coding sequence ATGAAAAAAACAAGTTTACCTATAGGCATGCATGACAAGCTTTTTAAACGAGCGCGCATGACCTATAAAATTGAAAATGATATTAGCAATTTGTTAATGGAAAAAGGCTTTAACCGTATCGAGACACCAACTTTAGAACATTTTGAAGTTTTTGAGGATGAGCTTCAGGCTAACCATTATCATTTTTTTGATAAGACAGGAGAATTACTGACCCTGCGTCCCGATATTACCAGTCAGATCGGAAGGGTTATTGCCTCAACTCAGGTGGAAACGCCGGTTAAATTTTCGTATTCAGGTAAAGTTTTCAACTATAATGAAGAGCTGCGGGGCCTGATTAATGAGCATACTCAGGCAGGTATAGAGATTGTCGGTTATCCTGCAGAGAAAGCCATTGCAGAAGCTGTGCTTTCTGCTAAGGAGGCTTTGGATACAGCACAGGTTTCATCCTACCAGTTTGAATTTTCTCATGCTGCTGTTCTGCAGACGATTTTTACCAGTTTGCGGCTTGAAGAAGAGATCGGACAGAAGCTTCAGGATAAGATAAAAAATAAAAATATTACGGGGCTGAATGAATTTACTAAAAAATATCCCAGTGATTTTGATGCTTTGCTAAAAGAGCTGCCTTTCTTATTTGGCCGAGGTCAGGATGTTTTGGACAGAGCCCGAAAACTAGTTAATCATCCGGAGATTTTAGCTGCTTTGGAAGATTTGGAAGATTTGCTGCGTCAGCTGGGCGCTTATGTTTCTAATGTTCATATTGACTTAGCACAAATTCCGTCCATGCCTTATTATACAGGGGTGATGTTCAAAGTGTTCGGAGACAGGGTTCCGGATGCCTTTGTTTCAGGCGGGCGCTATGATAAGCTTTTTGAACGTTTTGGTGCCAAGGAATTGACAGCAGTCGGCTGGAGTGTTGATATTGATTCGATTTATCAGGCTGTACATGACAGCAGCAGAGAAGAAAGGGAATTGTAA
- a CDS encoding NUDIX hydrolase, with the protein MEKWDAYLSNGQKTHITLARGQGIPEGLFHLVAEVLVQHSDGDILFMQRSPLKGQYGGYFEASAGGSVLQGEESKDAVVRELAEETGIKAEEPLFIDQKVLLDAASLIDRYYLKTSWDKNAISLQPHETASFIWVPLTELDTFIAGHPILPRQLETIRNVQYGKMKSKPS; encoded by the coding sequence TGGGCAGAAAACACATATAACATTGGCCAGAGGGCAAGGAATTCCTGAGGGATTATTTCATTTAGTAGCAGAAGTTTTGGTTCAGCATAGTGACGGGGATATTCTTTTTATGCAGCGAAGTCCGCTGAAGGGACAGTATGGCGGTTATTTTGAGGCAAGTGCCGGCGGATCAGTTCTTCAGGGAGAAGAATCTAAAGACGCTGTTGTTCGGGAACTGGCGGAGGAAACGGGAATCAAAGCAGAAGAACCGCTTTTTATAGACCAAAAAGTGCTGTTAGATGCCGCTTCACTGATTGACCGCTACTATCTGAAAACCAGCTGGGACAAAAATGCCATCTCACTGCAGCCTCATGAAACCGCAAGCTTTATCTGGGTACCCTTAACAGAACTGGACACTTTTATTGCCGGACACCCTATACTCCCCAGACAGTTGGAAACTATCCGCAATGTTCAATACGGAAAAATGAAAAGCAAACCGTCTTGA
- the hisI gene encoding phosphoribosyl-AMP cyclohydrolase yields MTDNRLDFAKQDGLIPVIVTDFKTGQVLMLAYMNEDSYQLTLETKQMHYWSRTRQEIWHKGATSGHYQYVQSIKADCDRDTLLAAVRQEGAACHTGAYSCFFREIYPGFGKEK; encoded by the coding sequence ATGACAGATAATAGACTGGACTTTGCCAAGCAAGACGGACTCATTCCGGTAATTGTGACGGATTTTAAAACTGGGCAGGTTCTTATGCTGGCTTATATGAATGAAGACAGCTATCAGCTGACCCTTGAAACGAAACAGATGCATTATTGGAGCCGTACACGTCAGGAAATCTGGCATAAAGGGGCAACCAGCGGACATTATCAGTATGTGCAGTCGATCAAAGCTGACTGCGATCGGGACACATTGCTCGCTGCGGTCAGACAAGAGGGTGCAGCCTGCCATACAGGGGCTTACTCCTGTTTTTTCAGGGAAATTTATCCAGGATTCGGTAAAGAAAAATGA
- the hisA gene encoding 1-(5-phosphoribosyl)-5-[(5-phosphoribosylamino)methylideneamino]imidazole-4-carboxamide isomerase produces MHILPAIDIKDGQAVRLFKGDFEQKTVVNPDVLGQARIFADAGITFIHVVDLDGALAGQATNRDLIAALKAATGLGIEVGGGIRTLKQIRDYLNVGIDRVIIGSMAVKNPDFVQEALNQFGADRIVVGIDAKRGWVATEGWLKTSRVDYLSLAKEMEAMGVRLFVYTDVDRDGTLSGPNFDHYRKLTAELTEARVIASGGIASLTDLMKLQEIGTAGAIVGKAYYNGNVSLEDLKRFGG; encoded by the coding sequence ATGCATATTCTCCCAGCAATTGACATTAAAGACGGACAGGCCGTTAGGCTTTTTAAAGGTGATTTCGAGCAAAAAACGGTTGTTAATCCTGATGTACTGGGACAAGCCCGAATTTTTGCTGATGCCGGCATCACTTTTATTCATGTTGTTGACTTGGATGGAGCTTTGGCGGGGCAAGCAACCAACCGTGACTTAATTGCAGCTCTGAAAGCTGCAACTGGGCTTGGAATTGAAGTAGGCGGCGGCATTCGGACCCTTAAACAGATCAGAGATTATCTCAATGTTGGTATTGACCGAGTGATTATCGGCTCTATGGCTGTTAAAAATCCGGACTTTGTTCAAGAAGCTTTAAATCAGTTCGGCGCAGACAGGATTGTTGTTGGAATTGATGCCAAGCGAGGGTGGGTTGCTACAGAAGGCTGGCTTAAAACCAGCAGGGTTGATTATCTCAGCCTGGCTAAAGAAATGGAAGCTATGGGAGTACGGCTCTTTGTCTATACGGATGTTGACCGTGATGGGACTCTAAGCGGACCCAATTTTGATCATTACAGAAAACTGACGGCAGAGCTTACTGAGGCTCGAGTTATCGCTTCGGGCGGGATTGCCAGTCTGACTGATTTAATGAAGCTGCAGGAAATAGGGACAGCTGGCGCTATTGTTGGCAAGGCTTATTATAATGGTAATGTGAGCTTAGAGGATTTAAAAAGATTTGGGGGCTGA
- the hisD gene encoding histidinol dehydrogenase, translating into MKRLSGTNAEIAELLYQEQLALAKQNDDAEATVRQIIAAVKEGGDQALRDYSAAFDQIALQKLEVEETLIEAAFAEIDPEVLTALEHAKENIVSYHQQQLEDGFEDQPEQGILRGQLIRPIERVGVYVPGGTAAYPSSVLMNVIPAKIAGVKEIIMITPPQKHFAPAILVAAKLSGVDKIYQVGGAQGIAALAYGTETIPRVDKITGPGNIFVATAKKQVYGLVGIDMIAGPSEIGIIADSSANPKYLAADLLSQAEHDVRARAILVTTSEALADAVEMEIEEQLQKLPRQAIARQAVEQNGRIIIAENTEGMFELMNQVAPEHLELAMADAYDYLEKINNAGSVFLGHYTSEPIGDYYAGANHVLPTTATSRFSSALGVHDFIKRIQYTQYSQEAVKAAEKDITALAYAEGLQGHAKAIEVRNDRS; encoded by the coding sequence ATGAAAAGACTGAGCGGTACAAATGCAGAAATTGCAGAGCTGCTTTATCAGGAGCAGTTAGCATTAGCTAAGCAGAATGATGATGCTGAAGCAACTGTTCGGCAGATTATTGCTGCTGTCAAAGAAGGCGGTGATCAGGCTCTGCGCGATTATTCTGCAGCATTTGATCAGATTGCTTTACAGAAGCTTGAAGTAGAAGAGACGCTAATTGAAGCTGCTTTTGCAGAAATTGATCCGGAAGTTTTAACAGCTCTTGAGCATGCAAAAGAAAATATTGTCAGCTACCATCAGCAGCAGCTGGAAGACGGCTTTGAAGACCAGCCTGAACAGGGTATCCTCCGAGGTCAGCTTATCCGGCCGATTGAACGGGTAGGTGTTTACGTGCCCGGCGGTACAGCAGCTTACCCATCTTCTGTATTGATGAATGTTATTCCGGCTAAGATTGCCGGTGTAAAAGAAATTATTATGATAACACCGCCTCAAAAGCACTTTGCTCCTGCTATTTTAGTTGCAGCCAAGTTATCAGGTGTAGATAAGATATACCAGGTCGGCGGAGCTCAAGGGATAGCTGCTTTGGCTTATGGAACTGAGACAATCCCCCGTGTAGACAAAATCACAGGGCCGGGCAATATTTTCGTGGCAACAGCCAAGAAGCAGGTTTACGGCCTTGTTGGTATTGATATGATTGCCGGACCATCTGAAATCGGCATTATTGCGGATAGTTCTGCTAATCCTAAGTATTTGGCTGCCGATTTACTGTCTCAGGCTGAACATGATGTGCGTGCGCGCGCGATTCTGGTTACAACTTCTGAGGCATTAGCCGATGCGGTTGAAATGGAAATAGAGGAACAATTGCAAAAACTGCCGCGTCAGGCTATTGCCCGTCAGGCAGTCGAGCAGAACGGCCGTATTATCATTGCGGAAAATACTGAAGGAATGTTTGAGCTAATGAATCAAGTAGCTCCGGAGCATTTAGAACTTGCTATGGCCGATGCCTACGATTATCTTGAAAAAATCAACAATGCGGGTTCTGTTTTTCTTGGGCACTATACCAGTGAGCCAATTGGGGACTACTATGCCGGTGCCAATCATGTTTTGCCGACAACTGCGACCAGCCGCTTTTCTTCAGCTCTCGGGGTGCACGATTTTATTAAACGCATCCAGTATACCCAGTATTCACAGGAAGCAGTCAAGGCAGCGGAAAAAGATATTACGGCCCTAGCTTATGCAGAAGGTCTGCAGGGGCATGCGAAAGCAATTGAGGTGAGAAATGACAGAAGTTAA
- the hisF gene encoding imidazole glycerol phosphate synthase subunit HisF, which produces MLKKRIIPCLDVKDGRVVKGINFVNLTDVGDPVDAARAYYEAGCDELVFLDITATHEGRKTTLDMVRRVADQVFIPFTVGGGIASAADMNQMLKAGADKVAVNSAALANPLLIKDCSEKFGSQCVVLAIDAKKTASGGWHVYAAGGRKDTGRDLLEWVREAVSLGAGEILLTSMDKDGTKSGFDLEMLAAVSDAVNVPIIASGGAGEIEHIVEVFMQTRATGALAASIFHYGEVSIAETKNAMAAAGIEVRL; this is translated from the coding sequence ATGTTAAAAAAACGGATTATTCCTTGTCTGGATGTCAAAGACGGGCGTGTGGTTAAAGGAATTAATTTTGTTAATCTGACTGATGTAGGAGATCCTGTCGATGCGGCGCGTGCCTACTATGAAGCAGGCTGTGATGAGCTGGTTTTTCTGGATATTACGGCAACACATGAAGGCCGCAAAACGACTCTTGATATGGTCAGGCGGGTAGCTGATCAGGTTTTTATTCCATTTACTGTCGGCGGCGGCATTGCTTCGGCAGCAGATATGAACCAGATGCTCAAGGCTGGTGCTGACAAGGTAGCCGTTAATTCTGCTGCTCTTGCCAACCCCTTGCTGATTAAAGACTGTTCCGAAAAATTCGGCAGTCAGTGTGTGGTTTTGGCTATTGATGCTAAAAAGACAGCTTCTGGCGGCTGGCATGTTTATGCTGCCGGCGGGCGTAAAGATACGGGAAGAGACTTGCTTGAATGGGTCAGAGAAGCTGTCAGTCTGGGAGCCGGTGAGATCCTTTTGACCAGCATGGACAAGGATGGTACCAAATCCGGATTTGATCTGGAAATGCTAGCGGCTGTCAGTGATGCTGTCAATGTACCGATTATTGCTTCCGGAGGTGCTGGGGAAATAGAGCATATCGTAGAAGTTTTTATGCAAACCAGAGCCACAGGTGCTTTAGCTGCCTCTATTTTTCATTACGGAGAAGTATCTATTGCAGAGACGAAGAACGCTATGGCTGCGGCTGGAATTGAGGTAAGATTATGA
- the ezrA gene encoding septation ring formation regulator EzrA, translating into MSSGILLLIIAAVLLVIIAYLIGVIIRKRNDSLIEKLEERRQALFDLPVNDEIEAVKSLHLVGQSQTAFREWNQKWVDLSLNTFSDIENHIFEAENLNDGFKFIRGKQAIDKIDSQLTVAEEDISAIREALGVLKEQEEKNSARVTHALDLYESLQSSIKENEDNFGTTMSEIDKQLKNIETEFSQFVTLNSAGDPVEASEVLDKAEEHTIALGQISEQIPAVVAKLEDDFPDQLDDLESGYRRLLEENYHFPEKNIESRFQEIREAIHDNANQLISLDMDRAREENEHIQTKIDELYDIFEREIAAHKLVVKNNKIIPRYVNHAKTNNRQLENEIVRLSHKYILSESKDLNIDGLKAQLAEVEEAVLPLVQQFADNEAPFSELQQKYEKTLTVLAEIENSQMEVYGEIKDIEMIEETARKQLDKHINRLHMIKRFMEKRNLPGIPQDFLSQFFTTSSQLEALMDELSRGRINIDAVSRLTEVSAGALSNLEETTYQVVEDATLTEQLLQYANRYRSFEPGVQTSFDTALQLFEAEYDYAASFDEISYALELVEPGVTERFVSSYEKTRETIRF; encoded by the coding sequence ATGTCTAGCGGAATTTTATTGCTGATTATTGCGGCAGTTCTCTTGGTGATTATTGCTTATCTGATTGGCGTTATTATACGTAAGCGAAACGACTCGCTGATTGAGAAACTGGAAGAGAGAAGACAGGCTCTTTTTGACCTGCCTGTCAATGACGAGATTGAAGCTGTAAAATCTTTGCATCTGGTCGGTCAAAGCCAGACAGCTTTCCGTGAATGGAACCAAAAATGGGTTGACCTCTCTTTAAATACCTTTTCTGATATTGAAAACCATATTTTTGAAGCTGAAAATTTAAATGATGGTTTTAAGTTTATCCGAGGCAAGCAGGCTATCGATAAAATTGACAGTCAGCTGACTGTGGCAGAAGAAGATATTTCTGCTATCCGTGAGGCACTCGGTGTTTTGAAAGAGCAGGAAGAAAAGAACAGTGCCCGTGTGACACATGCTTTGGATTTGTATGAAAGCCTGCAAAGTTCCATTAAGGAAAATGAAGATAATTTCGGGACGACAATGTCTGAGATTGATAAGCAGCTTAAAAATATTGAGACTGAATTTTCACAGTTTGTGACTCTAAATTCGGCAGGGGATCCTGTTGAAGCATCAGAGGTTTTGGATAAGGCTGAGGAGCATACCATTGCGCTGGGGCAAATTTCAGAGCAGATCCCTGCTGTGGTAGCTAAACTTGAAGATGACTTCCCAGATCAGCTGGATGACTTAGAGTCGGGTTACCGCCGTTTGCTTGAAGAAAATTACCATTTTCCAGAAAAAAATATTGAATCGCGTTTTCAGGAAATTCGGGAAGCGATTCACGATAATGCTAATCAGCTGATTTCTTTAGATATGGACCGTGCCCGTGAAGAAAATGAGCATATCCAGACGAAGATTGACGAGCTTTATGATATTTTTGAACGTGAAATTGCAGCTCACAAACTCGTTGTGAAAAATAATAAGATTATTCCGCGTTATGTCAATCATGCCAAAACGAATAACAGGCAGCTGGAAAATGAAATCGTCCGTCTGTCGCATAAGTATATTTTAAGTGAAAGCAAGGATCTTAATATTGATGGCTTAAAAGCTCAGTTAGCAGAGGTTGAAGAAGCTGTTTTGCCGCTTGTTCAGCAGTTTGCTGACAATGAAGCTCCCTTTTCCGAGCTGCAGCAAAAGTATGAAAAGACTCTGACCGTTCTGGCTGAGATTGAAAACAGCCAAATGGAAGTTTACGGCGAGATTAAAGATATCGAAATGATTGAAGAAACGGCTCGCAAGCAGCTTGATAAACATATTAACAGGCTCCATATGATTAAACGTTTTATGGAGAAACGGAATCTGCCAGGGATTCCGCAGGATTTCTTATCACAGTTCTTCACGACCAGCTCTCAGTTAGAGGCTCTGATGGATGAACTGAGCCGAGGGCGTATCAATATCGATGCGGTCTCCAGACTGACAGAGGTCTCTGCAGGTGCTTTATCCAATTTAGAGGAGACTACCTATCAGGTTGTAGAGGATGCAACTTTGACAGAGCAGCTCCTGCAGTACGCTAATCGCTACCGCAGCTTTGAACCAGGGGTTCAGACCAGTTTTGACACTGCTTTACAGCTTTTTGAAGCAGAATATGATTATGCGGCTTCCTTTGACGAAATTTCCTACGCGCTTGAGCTGGTGGAACCGGGAGTAACGGAACGTTTTGTTTCTTCCTATGAAAAAACACGCGAAACAATCCGCTTCTAA
- the hisC gene encoding histidinol-phosphate transaminase, with translation MIRGLRHITPYVPGSQPADKEIIKLNTNENAYAPSPEVADALEAFDSHCLRRYSSLDQDVLRQALAEHLAVAADQIVIGNGSDDVLSMAFLAFFNDSRPILFPDLTYGFYKVWADLYHITYREIPLAADFSLLEEDYMTANGGIVIANPNAPTGLCKSLKEIEAIVKANQDVVVIIDEAYVNFGGETALPLLDKYDNIFIVRTFSKDAALAGLRVGYGVGSPKLIAVIKAVKNALNPYNVDSIAENLAAAAVKSWDYYEQTCQKIIATRERFAEGLEALGFRVLASQTNFVLAEPPRVSAEALFTYLQSQKIFVRYFPNAERLRNYLRISIGTPAEMEKVIQAIQEFL, from the coding sequence ATGATTAGAGGCTTGCGGCATATTACTCCTTATGTGCCAGGCAGTCAGCCAGCGGATAAGGAGATTATTAAGCTTAATACTAATGAAAATGCCTATGCGCCAAGTCCTGAAGTGGCAGATGCGCTGGAGGCTTTTGACAGTCATTGTTTGCGCCGCTATTCCAGTTTGGATCAGGATGTTTTGCGGCAGGCTCTGGCAGAGCATTTAGCGGTTGCTGCTGACCAAATTGTTATTGGCAATGGCTCTGATGATGTGCTGTCTATGGCTTTTCTGGCTTTCTTTAATGACAGCAGACCGATTCTTTTTCCCGATTTAACTTATGGTTTTTATAAGGTATGGGCGGATTTGTACCATATCACCTATCGGGAAATTCCGCTAGCAGCTGATTTCAGTCTTTTAGAAGAGGATTATATGACTGCCAACGGCGGTATTGTTATAGCAAATCCTAATGCTCCGACAGGACTGTGCAAATCTTTGAAAGAAATAGAAGCCATCGTTAAAGCCAATCAGGATGTTGTTGTGATCATTGATGAGGCTTATGTCAACTTTGGCGGTGAGACGGCACTGCCTTTGCTGGATAAATATGATAATATCTTTATTGTACGTACCTTTTCAAAAGATGCCGCACTGGCAGGACTGCGTGTGGGCTACGGAGTAGGGAGTCCCAAGCTGATAGCTGTTATTAAAGCTGTTAAAAATGCTCTTAATCCCTATAATGTTGACAGTATTGCTGAAAATTTAGCGGCTGCAGCAGTAAAGTCCTGGGATTATTACGAGCAGACCTGTCAAAAAATTATAGCGACAAGAGAACGATTTGCAGAGGGATTGGAAGCCTTGGGATTCAGAGTTTTAGCATCGCAAACGAATTTTGTTTTGGCGGAGCCTCCCAGAGTAAGTGCTGAAGCTTTATTTACCTATTTACAATCCCAAAAAATCTTTGTCCGCTACTTTCCAAATGCAGAGCGTCTTAGGAATTATCTGCGGATTTCAATCGGGACACCGGCTGAAATGGAGAAAGTGATTCAGGCCATTCAGGAGTTTCTTTAA
- the hisH gene encoding imidazole glycerol phosphate synthase subunit HisH, with amino-acid sequence MIIVIDYDAGNTANVLRALDKIGVRAELSSDKEKILTADGLILPGVGAYPAAMAELKRRGLVSVIKKAVTGGIPLLGICLGMQLLTEKGLEHEETAGLAFIPGVCREIPAEEAYPVPHMGWNSLAVKQESSLTAGLQGRAVYFVHSYFTDVPEAYIDAAADYSIEIPAMIHKNHVYGAQFHPEKSGDTGLGIIEKFVALCQKSAG; translated from the coding sequence ATGATTATTGTTATTGATTATGATGCAGGCAATACAGCCAATGTTCTGCGCGCTTTGGATAAAATTGGTGTCAGAGCAGAATTATCAAGCGATAAAGAGAAAATTCTGACTGCTGATGGTCTCATCTTGCCTGGAGTTGGTGCTTACCCGGCCGCAATGGCGGAACTGAAACGGCGAGGACTGGTTTCTGTTATCAAAAAGGCAGTTACCGGCGGCATCCCTCTGCTTGGGATTTGTCTGGGCATGCAGCTGCTGACGGAGAAAGGTTTAGAACATGAAGAAACAGCAGGATTAGCCTTCATTCCTGGGGTTTGCCGTGAAATTCCGGCTGAAGAGGCTTACCCGGTTCCGCATATGGGCTGGAACAGTCTTGCTGTTAAGCAGGAAAGCTCACTGACTGCAGGCTTGCAGGGGAGAGCCGTTTATTTTGTTCATAGTTATTTTACGGATGTACCGGAAGCTTATATTGATGCGGCAGCTGACTATTCCATCGAAATTCCGGCGATGATCCATAAGAATCATGTTTATGGTGCTCAGTTTCATCCGGAAAAATCTGGGGATACCGGATTAGGGATTATTGAAAAATTTGTCGCTCTGTGTCAGAAATCAGCGGGTTAG
- the hisE gene encoding phosphoribosyl-ATP diphosphatase: protein MLETLYQEVLNRQQHPKEGSYTNYLFDKGLDKILKKVGEEAAEVIIGAKNAEKEEIANETADLLYHLAVMLAETGVTPADVDMVLQARQGKKSRIHDRKTITDY, encoded by the coding sequence ATGCTTGAAACACTCTATCAGGAAGTTTTAAATCGTCAGCAGCACCCTAAAGAAGGTTCTTATACAAATTATCTTTTTGACAAGGGACTGGATAAAATTCTCAAAAAAGTCGGTGAAGAGGCTGCTGAAGTTATTATCGGTGCCAAAAATGCTGAAAAAGAGGAGATTGCTAATGAAACTGCAGATCTTCTCTACCATCTGGCTGTTATGCTAGCAGAGACAGGTGTGACACCAGCGGATGTTGATATGGTTTTGCAGGCGCGTCAGGGCAAAAAAAGTCGTATTCATGATCGTAAAACCATTACTGACTATTAA